The sequence below is a genomic window from Barrientosiimonas humi.
CGCCGTTCGTCGCCGACCTGGGTGACGAGCACTCCACCGCCGCGGCGGTGGAGGCTCTCGGGCTCGACCGGCTCGACGGCCTGGTCCACTCGGCGGGGGTTGCGGGCGGCGCGGCCACGCCCGAATCGAACCGCGCGATGTGGCGAAACATGTTGGAGCTCAACGTGATCGCCGTGTCGGAGCTGACCCGGCTGCTGCTGCCCGCGCTGGTCGCCGCGCAGGGCACGATCGTCACGATCAACTCCGGCTCGGGTCTGCGCGCGAGCGGCAAGGGCGGGCACTACCCGGCGTCGAAGTTCGCGCTCACCGCGCTCACCGACGTGCTGCGCGAGGAGCTGCGCCCCGACGGGGTGCGGGTGAGCTCGGTGCACCCCGGACGGGTCGACACCGACATGCAGCGCGAGCTCGTGGCCGGCGAGAACCGGGCGTACGACCCCGAGGAGTTCCTGCGGCCGGAGTCGGTGGCCGTGGCGGTGCGCACCGCGCTGACCGCGACGCCCGACGCGACCTACGAGACCATCTCGATCCGTCCGGGGCCGGCGGCGACCAACCGACGCACCAGCTGAGTCCCGTTGTGGCTCAACCGAGCTCGTCGCGGCGCGGCGGCTGGGCACCCTGGCGCGACACGGTGATCGCCGAGCTGCGGATGGCCAGGTCGACCGCCTGCAGCAGCTGGTCCTTGGAGGCCATGCGCAGCCGTTCGCGCGCGTCGACCCCGCCGAGCAGACCCTGGTCGAGCAGCCCGGCGATCAGGCCGGACATGAACGAGTCGCCGGCGCCCACCGTGTCTGCGACCTCGGCGCGCACGCCCGGCACCTCGACGGTCTCGCCGGTGGCCGTCACGTGCACGAGGGCGCCGTCGGCACCCCTGGTCGCGACGACGAGGGCGGGGCCGAGGCGGCCCCACAGCCGCAGGATCTCGGCCGTCGACGTCTCGTCGCCGTGCAGCCAGGAGATGTCCTCGTCGCTGGCCTTGACCACGTCGCTGAGCCCGACGATCTGCTCCAGGTCGGAGCGGACGTCCTGCGGCTCACCCATGAGCGTGGGACGCACGTTGGGGTCGTACGAGATCGTCGACTCGGCCCGACCGCGCAGCAGGGCCTCGCGCACCTGCGTCGCGCCGGGCTGCATCAGCGCACCGATCGATCCGGTGTGCAGGTGGTCGAAACCGGTGGGCACCTCCGCGAGGTCCCACGCCAGGTCGAACTCGTAGGTGGCAGAGCCGGATTCGTCGACCGTGGCGGTCGCGGTCGCGGTGCGCTCGGCGTTGCGGCTGCCAGGGGTGAGGCCCACGAAGTCGTGGCCCAGGTGCTCCTCGATCAGCCGGCCGTGGTGGTCGGTGCCGATGCTCGTGGCGAGCTCGACGTGGTGGCCGAGCCGGGCCAGGCCGACGGCGACGTTGA
It includes:
- a CDS encoding carbohydrate kinase family protein — protein: MGARSLVVGEALVDIVKESSGETREHVGGSPLNVAVGLARLGHHVELATSIGTDHHGRLIEEHLGHDFVGLTPGSRNAERTATATATVDESGSATYEFDLAWDLAEVPTGFDHLHTGSIGALMQPGATQVREALLRGRAESTISYDPNVRPTLMGEPQDVRSDLEQIVGLSDVVKASDEDISWLHGDETSTAEILRLWGRLGPALVVATRGADGALVHVTATGETVEVPGVRAEVADTVGAGDSFMSGLIAGLLDQGLLGGVDARERLRMASKDQLLQAVDLAIRSSAITVSRQGAQPPRRDELG
- a CDS encoding SDR family oxidoreductase is translated as MSDRKSVLITGGTRGIGRACVDALADDWHVIVGGRDESAVRSLVESLPSAAPFVADLGDEHSTAAAVEALGLDRLDGLVHSAGVAGGAATPESNRAMWRNMLELNVIAVSELTRLLLPALVAAQGTIVTINSGSGLRASGKGGHYPASKFALTALTDVLREELRPDGVRVSSVHPGRVDTDMQRELVAGENRAYDPEEFLRPESVAVAVRTALTATPDATYETISIRPGPAATNRRTS